Proteins encoded in a region of the Alosa sapidissima isolate fAloSap1 chromosome 19, fAloSap1.pri, whole genome shotgun sequence genome:
- the c19h2orf50 gene encoding uncharacterized protein C2orf50 homolog: MDRKGNLRRATSAGYRLVERPSVALTSQSSVSIYRHQADRTRNTGGVETPAQDSDTRDPVKQDQIWREYMRAERMGVKEWEKNWSFLKNFDQLGRPRTQSTLPSYVPVYSDCLPNTTNQMFGSRLRTELGKELIRMDKLLILTGTHGKTKQGPEMQPC; encoded by the exons ATGGATAGGAAAGGCAACTTAAGGCGCGCAACTTCAGCTGGATACCGGTTAGTGGAGCGACCCAGCGTTGCTTTAACATCACAGTCATCTGTGTCTATATACAGACACCAAGCGGATAGGACACGAAACACCGGAGGCGTTGAGACACCGGCACAAGACTCTGACACTCGAGACCCGGTCAAACAGGATCAAATATGGCGAGAATATATGCGCGCGGAGAGGATGGGGGTGAAAGAGTG GGAAAAGAACTGGAGCTTTCTCAAGAACTTTGACCAGCTG GGTCGCCCGAGGACACAGTCTACCCTCCCCAGCTATGTGCCTGTGTACTCGGATTGTCTGCCCAACACCACAAACCAAATGTTTGGGAGTCGCTTGCGCACGGAGCTCGGCAAGGAACTCATTCGGATGGACAAATTGCTAATACTGACCGGCACTCATGGCAAAACGAAGCAGGGTCCAGAAATGCAGCCCTGCTGA